The DNA region CTTCCTCGGTGAACAAGCCTTCGCCGGCCAGTCGTGCGATCTCGGCGTTCACGGTGTCGCTGGATCCCACCTCGACGCCCAGGTGGTTGAGCGTTCCCCCATGGCCGGGGTTTTCGAGGAGTACCAGCTTCAGTGGTGGCTCTGTGACCGCGAAGTTGGCATAGCCGGGCTTGCGTTTGGCCGGTTCGGTGTTGAACAGCTTGGTATAGAACGTGATTGCGGCCTCAAGGTCATCGACGTTGAGGGCCAGTTGAACACGGGACATGATCGACCTCCTGACAGAGAGTTAGACATATATCGAACTGACGCGTCAGCGCTCAGCATGCCACCTTTTTGATATATGTCAATATCTATGGCAGTCTGGGATCATGCCCAAAGCGCTGCCGGTGATCGACATCTCCGCTCCCGTTTGCTGCGCCCCGGTCGCCGCCGGGCCGATGAGCGACGACGACGCCCTGCAGGTGGCGCTTCGGCTGAAGGCCCTGGCCGATCCAGCGCGGGTCAAGATCATGTCCTACCTGTTCAGCTCGTCGGCCGGCGAGGAGATCAGCGGCGCACTCGCGGCCGCGTTGAACCTGTCCGACGGCACGGTCAGCCACCACCTGACCCAACTGCGCAAGGCCGGCCTGGTGATCTCCGACCGCCGCGGCATGAACGTCTACCACCGGCCACACCCGCAAGCCCTGCAAGCCCTCTGCGCGGTCCTGAACCCCGACTGCTGCACCTGACCACCCAGACCCGATGCCTGCGCCCGGCGAGCCCAGTGACTGCACCGCCGCCAGCATCGAATCCCACGCTGCGACGTCGGTATCGCAAGGTTCGACATCAGGGCTCGATCCGGAGATATCGGTCGCCAACGCCGGCATGCAGGCTCCCCGAATGGCCACCTCCCGCGCCCTGCTCGTCACCACCGTCGAGAACGGTGATCGCGGGACTCGGATGCTTGGCCCGCCGAAAGGGGATTCTGGGAACTGGTCGGACAACACCGCCACATCCGCACCGTTGTCCACCTGCGGAAGGGATCGTGATGGACACGTATGGCTTTCAGACCTGATACGACTACCTCACCCTCGCGACGCTGCTCGTCATGGCGTCGGTGACGGCGGGTGTTCCTGATTCGGGACTTCAAGAACAATCGGTCCGTCAACCGAGTCCGACGACGCGGTCGATGTCGTTGACCCGGCCACTGATGAGGATGACATCGTCGTAGACCAACTCGGTGTCTGCTGCCGCGTAGGTGAACTCCCCACCGTTGGATTTCACAGCTACCACAGTGACGTGAAACTTCGACCGTAACCTCGTCTCCCCCAGGGGCATTCCCACAAACGCGTGTGGTGGCCGGATCTTGGCGATCGCGAAGTCCTCGTCGACCTGGAGGTAGTCGAGCAACTGGCCGGAAACCAGGTGGGCAACCCGTTGCCCGGCTTCACGCTCGGGGTACACGACGTGTCCGGCACCGATCCGCTCAAGGATTCGCCCGTGATGGTCACTGACCGCTTTGGCCCAGATATCGTCGACCTCCATCTCCACCAGCATCGACGTGATCAGAATGCTGGCTTCGATGTCGGTGCCCACCGCGACCACGGCCCGGTAGAACTCGTCGACACCGAGTTCGCGCAGCGTCTCCTCATCGGTACAGTCTGCGGCGACCACACGGGTCAAGCGGCCGGCCAAGCTCTGCACCAACTTTGGCGACTGGTCGATCGCCAGCACCTCGGTTCCGCGCCGGGTCAGTTCCAGTGCGATCGAACTTCCGAAGCGCCCCAGTCCGATGACGACGACCGGCTCGTTCGAGACATCAGCCAAGATTGATCCTTTCCATCGGCAATTCGTATCGGCGCTCACGTTGCCGCAGCGCCAGCGCCGACGCCAGCGTCAGCGGTCCGATCCGGCCGACGAACATCAGCACGATCAACACCACTTGACCGGCCTCGGGCAGATCTGCGGTGATACCCGTCGACAGACCTACCGTCGCGAATGCTGAGACCACCTCGAACAGGACGTCCTCGAAGGCAAGCTTGGTTTCTGCCAGCAGGGCGAACACCGAGATCGCGATCAACGCCACCGACACCAGTACCACCGCCAGTGCCTGCCGCTGGTTGTCGGGCGGTATCTGACGGGGTCCGACGTTCACCCGATCCTCCCCGCGTAACTCGGCCCACACCACGACCGCCAACAGCCCGAATGTCGTCACCTTGATTCCCCCGGCTGTCCCTGCGCTTCCGCCCCCGATGAACATCAGGAACTCGGTGAGGAACAGTCCTTCAGGTGTCATCGCGCCGATGTCGATGGCGTTGAATCCAGCGGTTCGGGGCATCGTCGCGCTGAAGAACGCAGCCAACAGACGACCTGGTGGAGCCAGCGCACCCAGGGTGTCGGGGTTGGTGTGCTCGACGGCCGCCAGCGCCACCGTGCCGAGGAACAGCAGGACCACCGTCACCCAGACCGTCACCCGTGTGGTCACCGACCACGACCCCGGATGGCGCCACGACTTGGCCAGTTCGAAAACCACCGGGAAACCCAGTCCGCCGACGATCACCGCGATCGCGATGGTCAGCAGGATCCAGGCGTCTCCGACATAGCGGGTCAAGCTGTCGGCGTACAACGCGAAACCGGCGTTGTTGAAGGCCGAGATGGCATGGAACACACCGTGATAAAGCGCTGAGCCGAAGCTCATGTCCGTGCTCATCAACAATCTGGCCGTCAACACAGCCGACACGATGATCTCGCAGACCACCGCGAAGATCGTCACATTGCGCACCACGCGGCCGATGTCGCGCACCGTCAGTGACCGTGTCTGCGCGGCGGCGATCAACCGAGCGCGCAACCCCAGCCGGCGTGACAGGAGCACCACCGTCAACGACGCAATGGTCATGATCCCCAGCCCACCGACTTGGATGAGGAGCAAGATGACGACTTCACCGAAAGTGGACCAGTAGGTTGCGGTGTCGACGACGACCAGGCCCGTCACGCACACCGCGGATGTCGCGGTGAACAGCGCCTCCATCAGAGTCGCACTCTCCCCCGCCTGTGCGGCGATCGGCAGCGACAGCAGCGCGGTGCCCACGGTGATCGCGATGAGGAAAGAGCCGGCGATCACCAGACCGGGATGGCGGAACCTGTCATTTGTGGCCATCAACCATGCCCCCGCGGAATAGACAGTATGGGGAGGCTGGGGCCTCACCACATGTGAGCGTGGGTTGCCGTCAGGAATTGGGTCCTGGCCGGTAGAGCCACAACTGTGGGAGGCCCCAGTGAAGTTTCAGCGTACGAGTGTTGGTTTAGATGTGCACGCACGTTCGGTGTTCGGGTGTGCACTTGATGGTCAGACCGGTGAGGTGTTCCAGCGCCGGTTGAGTCCAGATCACCGCGAGATCCAGAGTTGGGTCAGCGGGTTGCCCGGCCCGGTTGCGGTGACGTACGAGGCCGGACCGACCGGTTTCGGGTTAGCCCGGTTCCTGCTTGAGGCTGGGGTTGAGTGTCTGGTTGCCGCACCGTCGAAGTTGGTGCGCCCGTCCGGCGATCGGGTCAAGACTGACGCCCGCGATGCCGCCCATCTGGCCCGTCTGCTGCATCTGGGCGAGATCACGCCGGTCTGTATTCCCAGCCTCGAGCGTGAAGCGGCACGGGATCTGGTGCGCGCCCGGGAGGACTGCCGGGCTGACCTGATGCGGGCCCGACATCGGGTGGCTGCGCTGCTGTTGCGTCACAACCTGGTCTACAGCGGCGGATCTGCGTGGACGGTGGCACATGAGGCGTGGCTGCAGCGGCAACGCTTCGACGCGGCGCCGGCCCAGGCTGCTTATGACACTGCGGTGGAGACGATGTTGGCGTGCGGGGATCGGCGGGACCGCCTCGATGCCGCGATCACCGACATGGCCGGCGACAGCGAGTTCGGCGCGGTGGTGCGTCGGCTGGGCTGTCTGCGCGGGGTGTCCACGTTGACGGCGTTCGGTTTAGCGGTGGAGATCGGAGACTGGTCACGGCTGAACGGCCGCACCATCGGGGCCTATCTGGGATTGGTGCCTACCGAGTACTCCTCGGGCGCCTCCAGAGTGCAGGGAGCGATCACCCGCACCGGCAACTCCCACGCGCGTCGCTTGTTGATCGAGGCGGCCTGGCACCATCGCCGCCCCTACCGCCCCGGGGTGGCGCTGCGACGGCGCTGGCAGGTAGCCAGCCCGGCGGCACGCCGACGCGGTCAGCAGGCCAACCAGCGTCTGCACACCCGCTGGCGCGGGTTTGACGCCCGCGCCAAACGCCCCGCGGTGGCCAACACCGCGATCGCCCGCGAGTTGGCCGGCTGGTGCTGGTCGTTGGCCGTCCTCGACGAGTAGGCCAACCCCACAAACGTCCAGTGCCGTGTCGCTGCCGGGTACAGGCGGGCAAGCTGACGGTGACCCGCGCGAATGCTATGAGTAATCCCCAAACGCCACAATGGATCACGCTCGTGAATAGACAGCGGTCCACCGTCACTCGAAACACCGCCCTGCGGTAACCAACCCGCGCATTTCAGACTGACAAGCCGTCGCCACGACACGCGCGCCAGTCCCGCATCGACACCACCGCACTGGCCGAGGAAGCGGCGGCCACAACGACGGTTGCGGCCGCCGCTTCACCCTGCCCACTTGACAAAACGCTCCCCATATCAGCATTCCTGGTTACGAAATTCGAAAATTCGCGACCAGGAATGCTATTCCGCGGCCCCGGCCGGTGCAACGCGGGGCGGGAACTCTTGTGCCAGCGCGATCAGCTTGGCGCGCACCAACTCCGGGCGTTCGTCGAGGATGAAGTGGCCGCAGTCGGTGTACTCGACCGTGTAGTCGTCGGCGCGCGCGGTCTCGGCGGCCGCGAGGTCGGGATGGATGGCTTCATCACCCGTCCCGAAAAGCGCCCGGATAGGCACCGTGGCACGCCGCCGCTCGCCCTTGCGCGCCACCGACGGCACTTCGTGCAGCAGGAACGTCCGATAGGTGTCGCGTGCGGTGCGCGCCACCAGCGGATCCCGGAAGCGCTCGGTGTAGACCCGCGCGGTGTGCGGGTCTACCTCCGAGACCTTGCGGTACACCACGTCGAGGAACGGTGTCCGCGTCTGCACCGGCACGCCGGCAAAGGCGATCAGCGGTTGATACATCAGGAACCGCCACAGGTGCGGCGCGAGCACTTTCGGCGGCACCCACAGGTGGGCGATGTTCAGCGGCAGGTACGCATCGATGCGCTCGGGGGCCTGCAGCGAAACCAGGAACCCGATGTAGCCGCCCCAGTCGTGCCCGACCAGCAGCAACCGCTCCAGGCCCAGCGCGTCGATCAACGCGACCAGGTCGGCGGCCACATCCTCTTTGGCCCAGCGGTGCGGCGCCGCCCCGGACCAGCCATAGCCCGGCAGATCGGGGGCAATGATGCGCAACCCGGGGGGCGGATCGCCCAGCAGGTCGCGGTACACATAGTGGTGCTGCGGCCAGCCGTGCAGCGCCAGCACCGGCCTGCCGTCCTCGGGGCCTGCCTCGGTCACGTGGAAGTTCACGCCACGGGCGGTGACAAAGCGTCTGCGAACGCCAGGAATCTCCGGAGGTTGGCTCGTCATGCCCCTGAGACTAATCCGAAAGGTCTACGGTGCACCCATGCCTGGGTATCGCGAACTCTTCGAAGCCAGCATCAACGACCCCGAGCGGTTCTGGGCGGACGCGGCCACCGCCGTCACCTGGACAAAACCTCCGCAGCGCATCCTCGACGACGACAACCCGCCGTTCTACCGCTGGTTTCCCGACGCCGAACTCAACACCTGCGCCAACGCGCTGGACCGCCACGTCGAGGCCGGTCGCGGCGACCAAGCCGCCCTGATCTACGACTCGGCGGTCACCGACACCCAGCGCACCTACACCTACCGGGAACTGCTCGACCACACCGCGCGGTTCGCCGGCGTGCTGCGCGACCTGGGCGTCGGCAAGGGCGACCGCGTCGTCATCTACATGCCGATGATCCCCGAAGCGGTCATCGCGATGCTGGCCTGCGCACGATTGGGCGCGGTGCACTCGGTGGTGTTCGGCGGATTCGCCCCGCACGAACTCGCGGTGCGCATCGACGACGTGCGCCCCGCCGTGGTGGTGTCCGCATCCTGCGGGATCGAGCCCAACCGCACCGTCGAGTACAAGCCCATGCTCGACGCCGCACTGGCCATGGTTGCCCACCCGCCCGCACATTGCGTGATCGTGCAGCGCGAACGGTTGCGCTGCGACCTGGTCGAGGGCCGCGACCTGGAATGGGACGCCGCGATGGCCGGCCGCACCCCGGCCGACGCGGTGCCGGTCGCCGCAACCGACCCGCTCTACGTGCTCTACACTTCGGGCACCACCGGCAAACCCAAAGGCATCGTGCGCGACAACGGCGGACACGCCGTCGCACTGTTGTGGAGCATGCGCCACATCTACGACATCGATCCGGGCGACGTGTTCTGGGCGGCCTCCGACGTCGGATGGGTCGTCGGCCACTCCTACATCGTCTACGCTCCATTGCTGCTCGGCGCCACCACGGTGCTCTACGAAGGCAAACCGGTCGGGACACCCGATCCCGGCGCGTTCTGGCGAGTCGCCGCCCAGCACGGCGTCAAGGCACTGTTCACCGCCCCGACGGCGATCCGCGCGATCCGCAAGGACGACCACGAGGGCACCCACCTGAATCGTTACGACACCTCCGGCTTGAAGTACCTGTTCCTGGCCGGCGAACGACTCGACCCCGATACCTACTATTGGGCGGCCGAGAAGCTCGCAATCCCCGTCATCGACCACTGGTGGCAGACCGAGACAGGTTGGCCGATCGCCGCCAATCCCATGGGCACCGAACACTTTCCGGTCAAAGCTGGTTCGCCCACGGTTCCGATGCCCGGTTACGAAGTACACATCCTGCGCGAAGACGGCCACCCGTGCCAGACCGGCGAGGAGGGCGCCATCTGCATCAAGCTGCCGTTGCCGCCGGGAACGCTGCCCACCCTCTGGCACGCCGACGACCGGTACCGCGCGTCCTACCTGACCGAGTACCCCGGCTACTACCTCACCGGGGACGGCGGACGGTTCGACGTCGACGGCTACCTGTTCGTCATGGGGCGCATCGACGACGTCATCAACGTTGCCGGACATCGCCTTTCCACCGGGGCCATCGAGGAAGTCCTGGCCACCCACCCGTCGGTGGCCGAGTGCGCCGTGATCGGCGTGCCCGACGACATCAAGGGGCAGGCGCCGCGCGGACTGGTGGTCGTCAAAGCCGGCGCCCCCACCGAGGGTCTGGCCGATGAGCTGGTGGCGTTGGTGCGCAACGAGATCGGCGCCGTGGCATCCTTCAAGCTCGTCGACGTGGTGCCTGCGCTGCCCAAGACACGCTCCGGGAAGATCCTGCGCAAGACCATGCGGGGAATCGCGGCAGGCCGCGACGAACCGGTGCCCTCGACCATCGAGGACCCGTCTGTGCTGGACGCCCTCGACAAGATCCTGCGCAGCTGACGAAGCCGGACCGGGCGATCAGACCAGTTCCGGCACCCTCAGGTGCGCGATCGCCAACTCGAAGTTGCACTCCTCCAACACCTCTGCGCCCGTCTGCTCGACCGTTGCATCTCGGATCCGGTCCAACTCGGCCCGGTGGTGCGCTAGCGTATCCATGCTGTCGTAGGCTGACGACACCACCGCGCGCCCCGCAGCGCGGTTGACCAACATGCTTGTGCTGCAGTGCCCTTCGAGTCCGTCGAGAACGGGTAGCACAGCCTGTTTGAAGATTTCGATGCCTGAATCCATCCGGGCTGGATCAACGGCGACCCAGCTCACCCGCACGCAGGCTCCTTCGGCACTCTCGTGGTGGCGGTGCATGACGGCGATCTCCCAGTCCGCCACCTCCATGGTTCCGCCCAGCATCTGCGCTGCGCGGTCTCGCACCTCGCGCACCAGTGGTGCGCTGGCCTGAATCGCGTCCTCGGATTGCCATGCGCTGGCCGCGATGCACCGCCCCGACCTGCGGTCGACGAGCAGCGAGAAACCGACAAAACCGTGCAACTTCTGCACCACGGGCATCACAGAGTCGCGGATGTACGCGATACCGTCGTCGACCGACGACGGCCGCCCCCAGACGGTCGTTGTTCGTGCGTACACAATCTGCCTCCTTCCGGTGAGGCAGCGTCGTGACGGCGCTGCCGTCGGAACCGATTGTCCTCCCTCGGCCGCCACACGACAAGGTCCTGGACGCGCTCAGGCGATCGACAGCGCGATGCCGTCGAGGATGTCGTGCTCGCTGACGATCAACTCCTCGATAGCCGCGCGCTCGCCCAGGATGGCGGCCAGCTCCCGCACGATCAATGCTCCCCCGCCGATGACGTCGACCCGCCCCTCGTGCATGGGCCCCAGGACTGCGCGTTGCTGACGGGTCATCGCCAACAGCTGATCGCAGATCTCGAGCAGATCC from Mycobacterium sp. SMC-4 includes:
- a CDS encoding ArsI/CadI family heavy metal resistance metalloenzyme, coding for MSRVQLALNVDDLEAAITFYTKLFNTEPAKRKPGYANFAVTEPPLKLVLLENPGHGGTLNHLGVEVGSSDTVNAEIARLAGEGLFTEEEMGTTCCFATQDKVWVTGPGGEKWEVYTVLADSDTFGASPQRPTEDSDQAVCCGGQATPEQPAVAGAACC
- a CDS encoding Rv2640c family ArsR-like transcriptional regulator — translated: MPKALPVIDISAPVCCAPVAAGPMSDDDALQVALRLKALADPARVKIMSYLFSSSAGEEISGALAAALNLSDGTVSHHLTQLRKAGLVISDRRGMNVYHRPHPQALQALCAVLNPDCCT
- a CDS encoding potassium-transporting ATPase subunit C — encoded protein: MPAPGEPSDCTAASIESHAATSVSQGSTSGLDPEISVANAGMQAPRMATSRALLVTTVENGDRGTRMLGPPKGDSGNWSDNTATSAPLSTCGRDRDGHVWLSDLIRLPHPRDAARHGVGDGGCS
- a CDS encoding TrkA family potassium uptake protein, with translation MADVSNEPVVVIGLGRFGSSIALELTRRGTEVLAIDQSPKLVQSLAGRLTRVVAADCTDEETLRELGVDEFYRAVVAVGTDIEASILITSMLVEMEVDDIWAKAVSDHHGRILERIGAGHVVYPEREAGQRVAHLVSGQLLDYLQVDEDFAIAKIRPPHAFVGMPLGETRLRSKFHVTVVAVKSNGGEFTYAAADTELVYDDVILISGRVNDIDRVVGLG
- a CDS encoding TrkH family potassium uptake protein encodes the protein MATNDRFRHPGLVIAGSFLIAITVGTALLSLPIAAQAGESATLMEALFTATSAVCVTGLVVVDTATYWSTFGEVVILLLIQVGGLGIMTIASLTVVLLSRRLGLRARLIAAAQTRSLTVRDIGRVVRNVTIFAVVCEIIVSAVLTARLLMSTDMSFGSALYHGVFHAISAFNNAGFALYADSLTRYVGDAWILLTIAIAVIVGGLGFPVVFELAKSWRHPGSWSVTTRVTVWVTVVLLFLGTVALAAVEHTNPDTLGALAPPGRLLAAFFSATMPRTAGFNAIDIGAMTPEGLFLTEFLMFIGGGSAGTAGGIKVTTFGLLAVVVWAELRGEDRVNVGPRQIPPDNQRQALAVVLVSVALIAISVFALLAETKLAFEDVLFEVVSAFATVGLSTGITADLPEAGQVVLIVLMFVGRIGPLTLASALALRQRERRYELPMERINLG
- a CDS encoding IS110 family transposase, with product MHARSVFGCALDGQTGEVFQRRLSPDHREIQSWVSGLPGPVAVTYEAGPTGFGLARFLLEAGVECLVAAPSKLVRPSGDRVKTDARDAAHLARLLHLGEITPVCIPSLEREAARDLVRAREDCRADLMRARHRVAALLLRHNLVYSGGSAWTVAHEAWLQRQRFDAAPAQAAYDTAVETMLACGDRRDRLDAAITDMAGDSEFGAVVRRLGCLRGVSTLTAFGLAVEIGDWSRLNGRTIGAYLGLVPTEYSSGASRVQGAITRTGNSHARRLLIEAAWHHRRPYRPGVALRRRWQVASPAARRRGQQANQRLHTRWRGFDARAKRPAVANTAIARELAGWCWSLAVLDE
- a CDS encoding alpha/beta fold hydrolase: MTSQPPEIPGVRRRFVTARGVNFHVTEAGPEDGRPVLALHGWPQHHYVYRDLLGDPPPGLRIIAPDLPGYGWSGAAPHRWAKEDVAADLVALIDALGLERLLLVGHDWGGYIGFLVSLQAPERIDAYLPLNIAHLWVPPKVLAPHLWRFLMYQPLIAFAGVPVQTRTPFLDVVYRKVSEVDPHTARVYTERFRDPLVARTARDTYRTFLLHEVPSVARKGERRRATVPIRALFGTGDEAIHPDLAAAETARADDYTVEYTDCGHFILDERPELVRAKLIALAQEFPPRVAPAGAAE
- a CDS encoding propionyl-CoA synthetase produces the protein MPGYRELFEASINDPERFWADAATAVTWTKPPQRILDDDNPPFYRWFPDAELNTCANALDRHVEAGRGDQAALIYDSAVTDTQRTYTYRELLDHTARFAGVLRDLGVGKGDRVVIYMPMIPEAVIAMLACARLGAVHSVVFGGFAPHELAVRIDDVRPAVVVSASCGIEPNRTVEYKPMLDAALAMVAHPPAHCVIVQRERLRCDLVEGRDLEWDAAMAGRTPADAVPVAATDPLYVLYTSGTTGKPKGIVRDNGGHAVALLWSMRHIYDIDPGDVFWAASDVGWVVGHSYIVYAPLLLGATTVLYEGKPVGTPDPGAFWRVAAQHGVKALFTAPTAIRAIRKDDHEGTHLNRYDTSGLKYLFLAGERLDPDTYYWAAEKLAIPVIDHWWQTETGWPIAANPMGTEHFPVKAGSPTVPMPGYEVHILREDGHPCQTGEEGAICIKLPLPPGTLPTLWHADDRYRASYLTEYPGYYLTGDGGRFDVDGYLFVMGRIDDVINVAGHRLSTGAIEEVLATHPSVAECAVIGVPDDIKGQAPRGLVVVKAGAPTEGLADELVALVRNEIGAVASFKLVDVVPALPKTRSGKILRKTMRGIAAGRDEPVPSTIEDPSVLDALDKILRS